A stretch of Paucidesulfovibrio gracilis DSM 16080 DNA encodes these proteins:
- a CDS encoding ABC transporter ATP-binding protein encodes MTAEPLLAETHAPDNPVISVHGLTKQFGDRVVVDGLDMQVGAGEIFGFLGPNGSGKTTFIRMLCGLLRPDSGEGTCLGLDIRTQAASIKPQVGYMAQRFSLYEDLTVKENLEFMARVYGLEHIRDTVDATIQRMGLERYARNLAGSLSGGWKQRLALGACTQHNPRLLLLDEPTAGVDPGARRDFWDEVHKLAGQGLTALISTHYMDEAERCHRLAYIAYGKLLARGTTEELVRGSGLITWTVRSKNGDDEAVFQLSRELEHRPGVDQVVPVGVSLSVCGRDSRTLQSLADEYATEFSWNASETSLEMVFIDLMRNAEVN; translated from the coding sequence ATGACTGCCGAGCCGCTTCTTGCCGAAACACACGCCCCGGACAATCCGGTCATCAGTGTTCACGGGCTGACCAAACAATTCGGCGACCGCGTGGTGGTGGACGGCCTGGATATGCAGGTGGGCGCAGGGGAGATTTTCGGTTTTCTCGGTCCCAACGGTTCGGGCAAAACCACGTTCATCCGCATGCTCTGCGGATTGCTGCGGCCCGACAGCGGCGAAGGCACCTGCCTGGGCCTGGATATTCGCACCCAGGCTGCGAGCATCAAGCCCCAGGTTGGATACATGGCCCAGCGCTTCAGCCTTTACGAAGACCTCACCGTAAAGGAAAATCTGGAATTCATGGCCCGGGTCTATGGCCTGGAGCACATCCGGGACACCGTGGACGCCACCATCCAACGCATGGGTCTGGAACGCTATGCCCGCAATCTGGCTGGGTCGCTCTCCGGTGGCTGGAAGCAGCGTCTGGCCCTTGGTGCCTGCACCCAGCACAACCCCCGACTGTTGCTCCTGGACGAACCCACGGCCGGTGTGGACCCCGGAGCACGCCGCGACTTTTGGGACGAGGTGCACAAGCTGGCCGGGCAGGGACTCACCGCCCTGATTTCCACGCATTATATGGATGAGGCGGAACGCTGCCACCGCCTGGCCTACATTGCCTACGGCAAGCTCCTGGCCCGGGGAACCACCGAAGAACTGGTCCGCGGCTCTGGGTTGATCACCTGGACCGTGCGCTCCAAAAACGGCGACGACGAAGCCGTGTTCCAGCTCTCCAGGGAGTTGGAGCACCGCCCCGGCGTGGATCAAGTGGTTCCCGTCGGCGTTAGTCTGAGCGTCTGCGGGCGCGACAGCCGTACATTGCAAAGTCTGGCCGACGAATATGCAACGGAATTTTCCTGGAACGCGTCGGAAACCAGTCTGGAAATGGTTTTCATCGACCTGATGCGCAACGCCGAGGTAAACTGA
- a CDS encoding ABC transporter permease encodes MRNFSWSRFKAVVRKEFVQMRRDRLTFAMLIGIPLVQLVLFGYAINADPRHLPTAVLSADNSPYSRAVVAAMQNSDYFTIRVHADSREQVRDLLRRGEVQFALTIPPDFGRDLIRGQRPVLLMEADATDPVATGGALKNLPAIVDQGLDPLLRGPLEHLRAGPSPVTLRAHADFNPEAETQYNIVPGLMGVILTLTLTMITSLAITREQERGTMENLLTTPVRPLEVTVGKILPYVMVGYIQVLLILTAAALLFHVPMHGSVLLLLTLTLIFIGANLSVGVTISTMARNQLQAVQMSIFFFLPSLLLSGFMFPFRGMPQWAQYLGSVLPLTHYLRLVRGILLKGNGAVDSLHHTWPILLFWAIIVAVGLKRFRQTLD; translated from the coding sequence ATGCGCAACTTCTCCTGGAGCCGCTTCAAGGCCGTGGTACGGAAGGAATTCGTGCAAATGCGGCGCGACCGCCTCACTTTTGCCATGCTCATCGGCATCCCCCTGGTGCAGTTGGTGCTCTTTGGCTACGCCATCAACGCGGACCCGCGCCACCTGCCCACGGCCGTGCTCTCGGCGGACAATTCCCCCTACTCCCGGGCCGTGGTAGCGGCCATGCAGAACAGCGACTACTTCACTATCCGGGTCCATGCGGATTCGCGGGAACAGGTGCGCGATCTGCTGCGCCGGGGCGAAGTACAATTCGCGCTGACCATCCCCCCGGATTTCGGCCGCGACCTGATACGGGGGCAGCGGCCCGTCCTGCTCATGGAAGCCGACGCCACCGATCCCGTGGCCACAGGCGGGGCGTTGAAAAATCTTCCGGCCATCGTGGACCAAGGCCTGGATCCCCTGCTCCGCGGTCCTCTGGAGCATTTGCGGGCGGGTCCGTCCCCGGTAACTCTGCGCGCCCATGCGGACTTCAATCCCGAAGCCGAAACCCAGTACAACATCGTCCCCGGACTCATGGGCGTAATCCTGACCCTGACCCTGACCATGATCACATCCCTGGCCATCACCAGAGAACAGGAACGCGGCACCATGGAAAACCTGCTCACCACACCGGTGCGGCCCCTGGAAGTGACCGTGGGGAAGATCCTGCCCTATGTCATGGTGGGCTACATCCAGGTACTGCTGATCCTCACGGCCGCCGCGCTTCTTTTCCATGTCCCCATGCACGGTTCCGTACTGCTGCTCCTGACCCTGACTCTGATCTTCATCGGCGCGAACCTGAGCGTGGGCGTGACCATTTCCACCATGGCACGCAACCAGTTGCAGGCCGTGCAGATGTCCATCTTCTTTTTCCTGCCCTCCCTGCTGCTTTCGGGCTTCATGTTCCCCTTTCGGGGCATGCCCCAATGGGCGCAATACCTTGGCTCTGTACTGCCGCTGACCCATTACCTGCGGCTGGTGCGCGGCATTCTGCTCAAGGGAAACGGCGCTGTGGATTCCCTGCACCATACCTGGCCCATCCTGCTGTTCTGGGCCATAATCGTTGCCGTGGGGCTGAAGCGCTTCCGCCAGACCCTGGATTAA
- a CDS encoding 4Fe-4S dicluster domain-containing protein: MDGKTFFVDLTKCTACRGCQVACKQWKKLPAEKTVNRGSHQNPEDLSDKTIRLVRFSEQVVDGNLHWLFFPEQCRHCVIPPCQMATYEEGSILHDEETGAVIYTELTAKETFEDILDACPYNIPRQDPETGIIYKCDMCIDRVREGLLPACVQSCPTGTMNFGDREDMLKLAEKSLNEAREKYPEAQLVDPEDVRVIYLAGFAPEKYYATLSAYADASPVRRTPMDKQQFLAKMNDPARRMTRA, translated from the coding sequence ATGGACGGAAAGACCTTCTTTGTCGACCTGACCAAATGCACGGCCTGCCGGGGTTGCCAGGTGGCCTGCAAGCAATGGAAAAAACTCCCCGCGGAAAAAACCGTGAACCGCGGGTCGCACCAAAACCCGGAAGACCTCTCGGACAAGACCATTCGGTTGGTCCGATTCTCCGAACAGGTGGTGGACGGCAATCTGCACTGGCTCTTCTTCCCGGAGCAGTGCCGGCACTGCGTGATCCCTCCCTGCCAGATGGCCACCTATGAGGAAGGGTCCATCCTCCATGACGAGGAGACCGGCGCCGTGATCTACACGGAACTCACGGCCAAGGAAACCTTCGAGGACATCCTTGACGCCTGCCCCTACAACATCCCGCGGCAGGATCCGGAAACCGGGATCATCTACAAATGCGACATGTGCATCGACAGGGTTCGGGAGGGACTGCTCCCGGCCTGTGTCCAAAGCTGTCCCACCGGGACCATGAACTTCGGCGACCGCGAAGACATGCTCAAGCTGGCGGAAAAGAGCCTCAACGAGGCCCGGGAAAAGTATCCCGAAGCCCAGCTTGTGGACCCGGAAGACGTACGCGTAATCTATCTTGCTGGATTCGCTCCCGAAAAGTATTACGCCACGCTTTCGGCCTATGCCGACGCCTCGCCCGTGCGTCGCACGCCCATGGACAAGCAGCAGTTCCTGGCCAAGATG
- a CDS encoding HlyD family secretion protein — protein sequence MTSTRNAFGFRLLLFTGLFLLHGCGDTAPLQGYVEGEYVEVAAPLAGQLTRLHVRKGRTVQAHEPLFELENNFEQAAVDEARQNVLRADNSLADLGKGQRPTEIAAIQARLHEARSSLSFARTDYERKKRLFAEETISAQELDRARTEYETASQSVRRIEAELGTARLGGRSDELAAAQAELDAARAKLEQARWNLDQKSQSAPASGTIFDTYYEPGEWVAMGRPVISLLPSDNVKVIFFLPETMAGTIQPGHAALVSFDGSPNPVDVTITHIADQAEYTPPVIYSSQNRAKLVFRVEARPDPEDAALLRPGQPVDVTLQPQAPAGTGEDA from the coding sequence ATGACATCCACACGCAACGCTTTCGGATTCCGCCTTCTTTTGTTCACCGGACTCTTTTTGCTGCATGGCTGCGGCGACACCGCGCCCCTGCAGGGATACGTGGAAGGGGAATACGTGGAGGTGGCCGCTCCGCTGGCCGGACAGCTCACACGCCTGCATGTCCGCAAAGGCCGGACCGTCCAGGCGCACGAGCCGCTGTTCGAGCTGGAAAACAACTTCGAACAGGCCGCCGTGGATGAAGCGCGTCAAAACGTGCTGCGTGCGGATAATTCCCTTGCGGACCTGGGCAAGGGCCAACGTCCCACGGAAATCGCTGCCATTCAGGCCCGGCTGCATGAGGCCCGCTCCAGCCTGTCCTTTGCCCGCACCGACTACGAACGGAAAAAGCGCCTCTTTGCCGAGGAGACCATCTCTGCCCAGGAATTGGATCGCGCCCGCACCGAATACGAAACCGCAAGCCAATCCGTGCGCCGCATTGAAGCGGAACTGGGTACGGCCCGGCTGGGAGGGCGAAGCGATGAACTGGCCGCGGCACAAGCCGAACTGGACGCGGCCCGGGCCAAGCTGGAACAGGCGCGCTGGAATCTGGACCAAAAAAGCCAGTCGGCCCCAGCTTCGGGAACTATCTTCGACACCTATTACGAACCAGGAGAATGGGTGGCCATGGGGCGGCCCGTGATTTCCCTGCTGCCCTCGGACAACGTGAAGGTGATCTTCTTCCTGCCGGAAACCATGGCCGGAACCATTCAACCCGGACACGCCGCCCTGGTCAGTTTTGACGGTTCCCCGAACCCGGTGGACGTGACAATCACCCACATTGCGGACCAGGCCGAATACACCCCGCCCGTGATCTATTCGAGCCAAAACCGCGCCAAGCTGGTCTTCCGGGTGGAAGCCCGGCCCGATCCAGAAGACGCCGCGCTGCTGCGTCCCGGGCAACCCGTGGACGTTACCCTGCAACCGCAAGCTCCAGCCGGGACCGGGGAGGACGCATGA
- a CDS encoding TetR/AcrR family transcriptional regulator, whose product MNEEHTPRLHTQERKAQIAQAALELAANGIRAVTVSAVAEAVGVVPSALYRHYKNRNEMLRAAFMHLRSMLEENVRASSMEPDTLIALERFWQRHIGLILSQGAVPRILFSEDVAGSGSPFRDMLIAGQDNLVAGIAAIIARGQEAGTIRSDAYAKDLAILFLGQMLLPVHMHFIRQGEFDLQAQVQRNWKVVRDMLRAKRPEEETA is encoded by the coding sequence ATGAACGAAGAACATACACCCCGACTGCATACCCAGGAACGCAAGGCCCAAATTGCACAAGCCGCTCTGGAGCTGGCCGCCAACGGCATCCGTGCTGTCACGGTATCGGCCGTGGCCGAGGCCGTGGGCGTGGTCCCCTCGGCCTTGTATCGTCACTATAAAAACCGCAACGAGATGTTGCGGGCCGCGTTCATGCACCTGCGTTCCATGCTGGAAGAAAACGTCCGGGCCTCCTCCATGGAACCGGATACCCTGATCGCACTCGAACGCTTCTGGCAACGACATATCGGCCTGATCCTCAGCCAGGGGGCGGTTCCGCGCATTCTGTTCTCCGAAGATGTAGCCGGATCGGGCAGCCCGTTTCGCGATATGCTCATCGCCGGGCAGGACAACCTCGTTGCCGGTATCGCCGCCATCATTGCCCGGGGGCAGGAAGCCGGAACAATCCGTTCGGATGCATACGCCAAGGATCTGGCCATCCTGTTTCTGGGGCAAATGCTTCTGCCGGTCCACATGCACTTCATCCGTCAGGGGGAATTCGACCTGCAAGCCCAGGTGCAACGCAACTGGAAGGTTGTTCGTGATATGCTGCGCGCCAAGCGTCCCGAGGAGGAGACCGCATGA
- the fdnG gene encoding formate dehydrogenase-N subunit alpha, with translation MNMNRRHFLKLSATAAAVTAFGGLGIQNTAQAMDRAAMLKPKWSKQTTTVCCYCAVGCGLIVNTSLENNKAVNIEGDPDHPVNEGALCAKGASIWQLAENDRRPASPLYRAPGSDKFKEVSWEWALEQIAERVKTTRDKSFHQMNPKGQVINRTDAIASLGSAALDNEECWAYQTMLRSLGLVYIEHQARIUHSATVAALAESFGRGAMTNHWIDIQNSDCVLIMGSNAAENHPISFKWVTRAQERGATLIHVDPRFTRTSAKADIYMGLRSGSDIAVLGGMIKYILDNDLVFKEYVVNYTNAAFVVGKGYSFEDGLFSGYDPKTRSYDKKQWAFETDDQGVPVQDPSLKNPRCVYQLLKKHYERYELDKVSAISGLSKAELEQLYKTYAATGAPDKSGTIMYAMGWTQHTVGVQNIRSMAMIQLLLGNIGVSGGGVNALRGESNVQGSTDHCLLYHILPGYLKTPLVDEQSLEKHNTKYTPVSNDPESANWWQNYPKYMNSLLKSMWQDADPDEAYTWLPKLDNRKASEYAWLTLFDKMDEGQFKGLFSWGMNPACSGANSNKTRQALSKLDWLVNVNIFPNETGWFWEGPDMNPKEIKTEVFFLPCAVSVEKEGSVTNSGRWMQWRYKGPDAPNGQKPDGDIMYELMEKIRHLYKEKGGVYPEPITKLSWDAIATDGVFDAHKVAKLINGYFTRDVEIKGKLYKKGTLVPSFAYLQEDGSTMSGNWLYCHSYTEKGNMAARRDPSQTPEQAKIGLYPNWSWCWPVNRRILYNRASVDLKGKPYAPQKPVIQWDGAKWVGDVPDGGWKPGTKHAFIMRKHGYGQIFGPGRADGPLPEYYEPLECPVKSHPFSGRLHNPTAISFDDEQKAVCDPRFPFVGTTYRVTEHWQTGVMTRNQGWLTEAEPQVFVELSPELAKMRGIENGEKVMVDSLRGSIWAVAIVTRRMKPFAIQGVEVHQVGLPWHFGWTWPKDGGDSANILTPSVGDPNTGIPETKAFMVNVRKA, from the coding sequence ATGAACATGAATCGAAGGCACTTCCTGAAGCTTTCCGCCACCGCCGCCGCGGTGACGGCCTTTGGGGGGCTAGGGATCCAAAACACGGCGCAAGCCATGGACCGCGCCGCCATGCTCAAGCCCAAATGGAGCAAGCAGACCACGACGGTTTGCTGTTACTGCGCCGTGGGTTGCGGGCTTATCGTGAACACGTCCCTTGAAAACAATAAGGCCGTGAACATCGAAGGCGACCCGGACCACCCCGTGAACGAAGGCGCACTCTGCGCCAAGGGTGCCAGCATCTGGCAGCTGGCGGAAAACGACCGCCGCCCCGCGTCGCCGCTGTACCGCGCGCCCGGGTCCGACAAATTCAAGGAAGTTTCCTGGGAATGGGCGTTGGAACAGATTGCCGAGCGGGTCAAGACCACGCGCGACAAGTCCTTCCACCAGATGAATCCCAAAGGACAGGTAATCAACCGGACCGACGCCATCGCGTCCCTCGGTTCCGCGGCCCTGGACAACGAGGAGTGCTGGGCCTACCAAACCATGCTCCGATCCCTCGGCCTGGTCTACATCGAGCACCAGGCGCGGATTTGACACAGCGCCACTGTTGCGGCTCTGGCAGAGTCGTTCGGACGCGGCGCGATGACCAATCACTGGATCGACATCCAGAACAGTGATTGTGTGTTGATCATGGGCAGCAACGCTGCCGAAAACCATCCCATCTCCTTCAAATGGGTGACGCGTGCCCAGGAACGGGGTGCTACGTTGATCCACGTGGATCCGCGGTTCACCCGCACCTCGGCCAAAGCGGACATCTACATGGGTCTGCGCTCCGGCTCGGATATCGCCGTGCTCGGCGGGATGATCAAGTACATCCTGGACAACGACCTCGTCTTCAAGGAATACGTGGTCAACTATACCAATGCCGCCTTTGTGGTGGGCAAAGGGTATTCCTTTGAGGACGGACTGTTCTCCGGCTACGATCCCAAAACCCGCTCCTACGACAAGAAGCAGTGGGCGTTTGAGACCGACGATCAGGGCGTTCCCGTGCAGGATCCGTCCCTCAAGAACCCCCGGTGCGTGTATCAGCTGCTCAAAAAGCATTATGAGCGCTACGAGCTGGATAAGGTCTCGGCCATCTCGGGCCTGAGCAAAGCCGAACTGGAACAACTCTACAAGACCTATGCGGCCACCGGCGCCCCCGACAAGTCCGGCACCATCATGTACGCCATGGGCTGGACCCAGCACACCGTGGGCGTGCAGAACATCCGCAGCATGGCCATGATCCAGCTGCTGCTCGGCAACATCGGCGTTTCCGGCGGCGGGGTGAATGCACTGCGCGGAGAATCCAACGTGCAGGGGTCCACGGACCACTGCCTACTCTACCACATCCTGCCGGGCTACCTGAAGACGCCCCTTGTGGACGAACAGAGCCTGGAAAAGCACAACACCAAGTACACGCCGGTCTCCAACGATCCCGAATCGGCCAACTGGTGGCAGAACTATCCCAAGTACATGAACAGCCTGCTCAAATCCATGTGGCAGGACGCTGATCCCGATGAGGCCTACACCTGGCTGCCCAAGCTGGACAACCGCAAGGCCTCGGAATACGCGTGGCTGACCCTGTTCGACAAAATGGACGAAGGGCAGTTCAAGGGGCTGTTCTCCTGGGGCATGAACCCGGCCTGCTCGGGAGCAAACTCCAACAAGACGCGCCAGGCGCTGAGCAAGCTGGACTGGCTTGTGAACGTGAACATCTTCCCCAACGAAACCGGATGGTTCTGGGAAGGCCCGGACATGAATCCCAAGGAGATCAAGACCGAGGTCTTTTTCCTGCCCTGCGCGGTTTCCGTGGAAAAGGAAGGCTCCGTGACCAACTCGGGCCGCTGGATGCAGTGGCGCTACAAGGGACCGGACGCGCCCAACGGCCAAAAGCCCGACGGCGACATCATGTATGAACTGATGGAAAAGATCCGCCACCTTTACAAAGAAAAAGGCGGCGTATACCCCGAACCCATCACCAAGCTCAGCTGGGACGCCATCGCCACGGACGGCGTGTTCGACGCCCACAAGGTGGCCAAGCTCATCAACGGCTACTTCACCCGTGACGTGGAGATCAAGGGCAAGCTCTACAAGAAGGGTACCCTGGTCCCAAGTTTCGCCTACCTCCAGGAAGACGGCTCCACCATGTCCGGCAACTGGCTGTACTGCCACTCCTACACGGAAAAAGGCAACATGGCCGCCCGCCGCGACCCGAGCCAGACCCCGGAACAAGCCAAAATCGGCCTGTACCCCAATTGGAGCTGGTGCTGGCCCGTGAACCGGCGCATCCTCTACAACCGCGCCTCCGTGGACCTCAAGGGCAAGCCCTACGCCCCGCAAAAGCCCGTCATCCAATGGGACGGCGCCAAGTGGGTGGGCGACGTACCCGACGGCGGGTGGAAGCCCGGCACCAAGCACGCCTTCATCATGCGCAAGCACGGCTATGGCCAGATATTCGGCCCTGGACGCGCGGACGGTCCGCTGCCCGAATACTACGAACCCCTGGAATGCCCGGTCAAAAGTCATCCCTTCTCGGGACGGCTGCACAACCCCACGGCCATTAGCTTCGACGACGAGCAAAAGGCCGTGTGTGATCCGCGCTTCCCGTTCGTGGGTACCACCTATCGCGTTACCGAACATTGGCAGACCGGCGTGATGACACGTAACCAGGGTTGGCTCACCGAGGCCGAACCACAGGTTTTTGTGGAACTCAGCCCGGAATTGGCAAAAATGCGCGGCATCGAAAACGGCGAAAAGGTCATGGTGGACAGCCTGCGCGGCTCCATCTGGGCCGTGGCCATTGTGACGCGGCGTATGAAGCCCTTCGCCATCCAGGGTGTGGAAGTCCATCAGGTGGGGCTGCCCTGGCACTTCGGCTGGACATGGCCAAAGGATGGCGGCGACTCCGCCAACATCCTGACCCCGTCCGTAGGCGACCCGAACACGGGTATTCCCGAAACCAAGGCCTTCATGGTCAACGTCCGCAAGGCGTAA
- a CDS encoding ATP-binding cassette domain-containing protein, whose amino-acid sequence MDRQVPLIRLRDVVVRRGESLLLRGLDLEVCAGEHVAVLGSNGAGKSTLLALLRGDLPPTSGLREYDFGSGAQSSPIGLRQRMGLVSPALQDRFVGADWSLSARQAVCAGFHDSWLCHVRPTEKEWEQAGQWLEQIGAAELADRPVCRLSTGQLRLVLLARALVTEPVLLFLDEYLDGLDMQARARLLEAMSRAGRSCTLVCAVHDEADLPACVHRGVLLREGRVAARESVSGLSARRRKPVAGLQPDPPTPEPVRASWLFRLTNVSVLFEGRAALDGVNWTVRPGEHWAVLGGNGAGKSTLLRVLLGLEDVYPGGRMGWFGVDRLPDLTEVRRRVGYVSGHLQGTYSYDLSVREIVWSGFFGSVGLYDLPDEAQRDRAERMLAFFGLTKLADRRIRSLSYGQLRRALLARATVGGAPVLLLDEPLTGLDKQARPMVLASLERLADAGTHLVYVTHHVGELIPALSHVLCLDQGHVTYCGTRAGAGL is encoded by the coding sequence ATGGATAGACAGGTGCCTTTGATCCGTTTGCGGGATGTCGTGGTGCGTCGGGGCGAATCCCTCTTGTTGCGGGGGCTGGATCTGGAAGTATGCGCCGGGGAGCATGTGGCGGTGTTGGGGAGCAACGGGGCGGGAAAGTCCACGTTGCTGGCCCTGCTGCGGGGAGATCTGCCTCCCACGTCCGGGCTTCGCGAGTATGACTTTGGCTCTGGTGCGCAGTCTTCGCCCATTGGCCTGCGACAACGAATGGGTCTGGTGTCTCCTGCGTTGCAGGATCGTTTCGTCGGTGCGGATTGGTCCCTGAGCGCCCGACAAGCGGTTTGTGCCGGATTCCATGATTCCTGGCTTTGCCATGTACGTCCCACGGAAAAGGAGTGGGAACAGGCCGGGCAATGGTTGGAGCAAATCGGCGCGGCAGAGTTGGCGGATCGGCCCGTGTGCCGCCTTTCCACCGGGCAATTGCGCCTGGTGCTCCTGGCCAGGGCATTGGTCACGGAACCCGTGCTGCTGTTTTTGGATGAGTATCTTGACGGGCTGGACATGCAGGCCCGGGCGCGTCTGTTGGAGGCCATGTCCCGTGCCGGGCGATCCTGTACGCTGGTTTGCGCGGTGCATGACGAGGCGGACCTGCCTGCTTGTGTGCACCGGGGCGTCCTGTTGCGCGAGGGGCGCGTCGCGGCCCGGGAATCCGTGTCCGGTCTTTCGGCCCGGCGTCGAAAACCCGTTGCAGGTCTTCAACCGGATCCGCCGACCCCGGAGCCGGTGCGGGCCTCCTGGCTGTTTCGGCTCACGAATGTTTCTGTGCTGTTTGAGGGCAGAGCGGCCTTGGACGGTGTGAATTGGACTGTGCGCCCCGGAGAGCACTGGGCCGTGTTGGGCGGTAACGGCGCGGGCAAGTCCACGTTGTTGCGTGTGCTGCTTGGGCTGGAGGATGTTTATCCCGGAGGACGGATGGGCTGGTTCGGCGTGGACAGGCTGCCGGATTTAACCGAGGTTCGGCGGCGCGTGGGATATGTGTCCGGGCATTTGCAAGGCACCTATTCCTATGATCTGAGCGTGCGCGAAATCGTGTGGTCCGGTTTTTTCGGCAGTGTGGGGCTGTACGATCTTCCCGATGAAGCGCAGCGGGACCGCGCGGAACGAATGCTTGCCTTTTTCGGTCTGACGAAGCTGGCGGATCGGCGCATTCGCTCGTTGTCCTATGGGCAGTTGCGCCGGGCGCTCCTTGCGCGGGCCACGGTGGGTGGGGCGCCGGTTTTGTTGCTGGATGAGCCGTTGACTGGACTGGACAAGCAGGCGCGGCCCATGGTTTTGGCCTCGTTGGAGCGGTTGGCGGATGCTGGAACGCACCTGGTATACGTGACCCACCATGTGGGGGAGTTGATTCCCGCACTTAGTCATGTGCTGTGTCTGGATCAGGGGCATGTTACGTATTGCGGCACTCGGGCCGGAGCAGGGTTGTAA
- a CDS encoding HD domain-containing phosphohydrolase has translation MKDIMRVIEELNHLKDVDTILDRVLYQARQLTNADAGSIFLLQDGHLHFSYVHNDTLFGKQGATKHIYTDFSLPVNDKSIVGYAALTGETLVIDDAYTLDPDLPYHFNSSFDRESGYATHSILTIPLKTLRGNRVGVLQLINAMDEQGQVRPFSEEDVNYAPFFANHASVAIERGVMTRELILRMMKMAEMRDPAETGAHVMRVGSYSAEIFHKIAITKGQDETEARRTKDIIRLAAMLHDVGKVGIPDSILKKPGKLTREEFDTIQWHTVYGAALFANTTSELDVLSRDIALHHHERWNGRGYPGKLPEDLSQADTICQRPLAGEEIPLAARICALADVYDALGSSRSYKEAWPEGKILELIRSERGEHFDPQVVDAFFEIYDTIQAIKAKFHDHTRS, from the coding sequence GTGAAAGACATAATGCGGGTGATCGAAGAACTCAATCACCTCAAAGACGTGGATACCATTCTCGACAGGGTTTTGTACCAGGCCCGGCAACTGACCAACGCGGACGCCGGATCCATCTTCCTGCTTCAGGATGGCCACCTGCACTTCAGCTATGTCCACAATGACACGCTGTTTGGCAAGCAAGGCGCAACCAAGCACATCTATACGGACTTCAGCCTGCCTGTGAACGACAAGTCCATCGTGGGATATGCGGCCCTCACCGGGGAAACCCTCGTCATCGACGACGCCTACACGTTGGACCCGGACCTGCCGTACCACTTCAACAGCTCCTTTGACCGCGAATCCGGCTACGCCACCCACTCCATACTGACCATTCCGCTGAAGACGCTTCGGGGAAACCGCGTTGGCGTGCTCCAGTTGATCAACGCCATGGATGAACAAGGGCAAGTGCGTCCCTTTTCCGAGGAGGACGTCAATTACGCCCCATTCTTTGCCAACCACGCTTCCGTAGCCATTGAACGCGGGGTCATGACCCGGGAACTGATTTTGCGCATGATGAAGATGGCGGAAATGCGCGACCCGGCGGAAACCGGCGCTCACGTCATGCGTGTTGGATCATACAGTGCAGAGATTTTTCATAAAATAGCCATAACAAAAGGACAGGATGAAACCGAGGCCCGCCGGACCAAGGACATCATCAGACTGGCCGCCATGCTGCACGACGTGGGCAAGGTGGGGATTCCCGATTCCATCTTAAAAAAACCGGGCAAACTCACCCGTGAGGAATTCGACACCATCCAATGGCACACCGTGTATGGAGCCGCCCTGTTCGCCAATACCACATCCGAACTGGACGTCCTCTCCCGGGACATTGCCCTGCACCATCATGAACGGTGGAACGGCCGAGGATATCCCGGCAAGCTGCCGGAAGACCTCTCCCAGGCGGACACCATCTGCCAACGCCCCCTGGCCGGGGAAGAAATCCCCCTGGCGGCACGCATCTGCGCTCTGGCCGACGTGTATGACGCCCTGGGTTCCTCACGCTCCTACAAGGAAGCCTGGCCCGAAGGAAAAATACTGGAACTGATCCGCTCCGAACGGGGCGAACATTTTGATCCCCAGGTCGTGGATGCGTTTTTCGAGATTTACGACACCATCCAGGCCATCAAAGCCAAATTCCACGACCACACGCGAAGCTGA